In a single window of the Streptomyces sp. 846.5 genome:
- a CDS encoding AMP-binding protein — translation MPASGPSPTLLDAIQAQRGRHTPGLVGDGFSQTHDQVFRAACARAALLTRLLAERRAEHPHVGLLLDNTPEYVFWLQACALAGATAVGINPTRRGPDLLRDIRHTDCALVVTGQRRLALLNGLDLAVPVLDSDGPAYAALLADHLDAAPPADLPAPDTRILLTFTSGSTGAPKAVICSQQRLARAGDKLREMYGLTSDDTGYACMPLFHGNATMALWAPMLLAGGTVALRPVFSASRFLEDVRRHRAGYFTYVGRAISYVLATEERPDDADSPLRLGFGTEAGAVDAARFEARFGCRLVEGYGSSEGGCNLRQDPAAPPGAVGRVGSGPYDDLAVVDPVTGEECPRSRFDASGRLLNGAEAIGELVNRTERAGFEGYWRNPEAGAARVQRGWYWTGDLFHRDAEGWFHFAGRSADWLRVDSENLAVADIESILGRWTEADAVAVFAVPDPVAGDQVMAAVQLRPGAGSGAGTGVGTTGVADPDGLARRLAEFLADQPDLGTKMPPRFVRLVARMPATATHKTAKTGLRAERWRTDDLVLWRPYGTASAAGLDYRTLTTADLEKIDALFAEHGRTAWS, via the coding sequence ATGCCCGCATCCGGACCGAGCCCCACCCTCCTCGACGCCATCCAGGCCCAGCGCGGCCGGCACACCCCCGGGCTGGTCGGCGACGGCTTCAGTCAGACGCATGACCAGGTGTTCCGTGCCGCCTGTGCCCGCGCCGCCCTGCTCACCCGCCTGCTCGCCGAGCGTCGTGCCGAGCACCCGCACGTCGGCCTGCTGCTCGACAACACCCCCGAGTACGTCTTCTGGCTCCAGGCCTGCGCCCTGGCCGGCGCCACCGCGGTCGGCATCAACCCCACCCGCCGCGGTCCCGACCTGCTCCGCGACATCCGGCACACCGACTGCGCCCTCGTCGTCACCGGGCAGCGGCGGCTGGCGCTGCTCAACGGGCTGGACCTGGCCGTCCCCGTCCTGGACAGCGACGGCCCCGCGTACGCGGCGCTGCTCGCCGACCATCTCGACGCCGCGCCGCCCGCCGACCTGCCCGCCCCCGACACCCGCATCCTGCTGACCTTCACCTCGGGGTCGACCGGCGCCCCCAAGGCCGTGATCTGCAGTCAGCAGCGGCTGGCCAGAGCCGGCGACAAACTGCGCGAGATGTACGGGCTGACCAGCGACGACACCGGCTACGCCTGCATGCCGCTGTTCCACGGCAACGCCACCATGGCGCTGTGGGCGCCGATGCTGCTCGCCGGGGGCACGGTCGCGCTGCGCCCGGTCTTCTCCGCCTCCCGCTTCCTGGAGGACGTCCGCCGCCACCGGGCCGGCTACTTCACCTATGTGGGCCGCGCCATCTCCTATGTGCTGGCCACCGAGGAGCGCCCGGACGACGCCGACAGCCCGCTCCGGCTGGGGTTCGGCACCGAGGCCGGGGCCGTCGACGCCGCGCGCTTCGAGGCGCGCTTCGGCTGCCGCCTGGTCGAGGGCTACGGCTCCTCCGAGGGCGGCTGCAACCTCCGCCAGGACCCCGCCGCCCCGCCGGGAGCCGTCGGCCGGGTCGGCTCGGGACCGTACGACGACCTCGCCGTGGTCGACCCGGTGACCGGGGAGGAGTGCCCGCGCTCCCGCTTCGACGCCTCGGGCCGGCTGCTCAACGGGGCCGAGGCGATCGGCGAACTGGTCAACCGCACCGAACGGGCCGGGTTCGAGGGCTACTGGCGCAATCCCGAGGCGGGCGCCGCCCGGGTCCAGCGCGGCTGGTACTGGACCGGGGACCTGTTCCACCGCGACGCCGAGGGCTGGTTCCACTTCGCCGGGCGCAGCGCGGACTGGCTGCGGGTGGACAGCGAGAACCTGGCGGTCGCCGACATCGAGTCCATCCTCGGCCGCTGGACGGAGGCCGATGCCGTGGCGGTCTTCGCCGTCCCGGACCCGGTCGCGGGGGACCAGGTGATGGCGGCCGTGCAGCTGCGGCCGGGGGCGGGGTCGGGGGCGGGCACCGGTGTCGGCACGACCGGCGTCGCGGACCCGGACGGACTCGCCCGGCGGCTGGCCGAGTTCCTGGCCGACCAGCCCGACCTCGGGACCAAGATGCCACCGCGCTTCGTCCGCCTCGTCGCCCGGATGCCGGCCACCGCCACCCACAAGACCGCCAAGACCGGACTGCGCGCCGAGCGCTGGCGCACCGACGACCTGGTCCTGTGGCGGCCCTACGGGACGGCGTCGGCCGCCGGACTCGACTACCGCACGCTGACCACCGCCGACCTGGAGAA
- a CDS encoding alpha/beta fold hydrolase: MTAAQHTGTQPTAPSLTVSPPTAPQHSCTQAATDPTGTTAAYVCDRGGVPQLWVGPLEGAGEPRLLDPAPDPVTAVSWSPDGRWIAYTSAPDGAEHGRVLAIRPDGTGRRVLAGADPRAAAYLGCWSRDGSALAVTEVVPVSDGDGTGHSHGLLAASLVDPEGGLPTRRLATESGAATLRVCDLTPDGRLALLRRGPRGHREAVLLRLADLSEAGTFPVADGDPWIGRFAPDGRTVWLRSDADREFAALLAVALDEDGSPVPGSASGSASGRSVRVAAQRSGTDLEHLTIAPDGSTALLGWNRQGRSSAELVRLAPEQGAATTLRQISLPHEVLTRADLDGSGGLLLSLSGSRCRPGVWSLPTAPGLKLRPAPWTSEPVPGAVSPRPLRLTARDGLPLSGWYYRAPRSSDDARPAPCVVYLHGGPESQERPVLDPLFQELLSRGFDVFAPNVRGSSGFGRSFVDADLGAGRFAAVDDVADCAQYLVGLGLADPGRLAVMGRSYGGYLVLAALVRHPKLFRTGVDICGISDFATFFSGTEPWIAESAATKYGHPDRDRELLRQLSPMTDVDALRAPLLAVHGAQDSNVPIGESEQFVAAARARGVTASLLELPDEGHDFVHETNRALMRGTVANWLERHLG, encoded by the coding sequence GTGACAGCAGCACAACACACCGGGACGCAGCCGACGGCCCCGAGCCTGACCGTCTCGCCGCCGACCGCGCCGCAGCACAGCTGCACCCAGGCGGCGACCGATCCGACCGGCACCACGGCCGCCTACGTCTGCGACCGCGGCGGCGTGCCCCAGCTGTGGGTCGGACCGCTGGAGGGGGCCGGAGAGCCCCGGCTGCTGGACCCAGCGCCGGACCCGGTCACCGCCGTCTCCTGGTCGCCGGACGGCCGTTGGATCGCCTACACCTCCGCCCCCGACGGCGCCGAGCACGGCCGCGTCCTCGCCATCCGCCCGGACGGCACCGGCCGACGGGTGCTGGCCGGCGCGGACCCGCGCGCCGCCGCCTACCTGGGCTGCTGGAGCCGGGACGGCTCCGCCCTCGCGGTGACCGAGGTGGTGCCGGTCAGCGACGGTGACGGCACCGGGCACAGCCACGGACTGCTGGCCGCCTCCCTGGTCGACCCCGAGGGCGGGCTCCCGACCCGGCGCCTGGCCACCGAGTCGGGCGCGGCCACCCTGCGGGTCTGCGACCTCACCCCGGACGGCCGCCTCGCCCTGCTCCGCCGCGGCCCGCGCGGCCACCGCGAGGCCGTGCTGCTGCGGCTGGCCGACCTCAGCGAGGCCGGCACCTTCCCGGTCGCCGACGGGGACCCCTGGATCGGCCGCTTCGCCCCGGACGGCCGCACCGTCTGGCTGCGCAGCGACGCCGACCGCGAGTTCGCGGCCCTGCTCGCGGTCGCCCTGGACGAGGACGGCAGCCCTGTTCCCGGCTCTGCTTCCGGCTCTGCGTCCGGCCGGTCGGTCCGGGTGGCCGCCCAGCGCTCCGGGACCGACCTGGAACACCTGACCATCGCCCCCGACGGCTCCACCGCCCTGCTCGGCTGGAACCGCCAGGGCCGCAGCTCCGCCGAACTCGTCCGGCTCGCCCCCGAGCAGGGAGCCGCCACGACGCTCCGTCAGATCAGCTTGCCGCACGAGGTTTTGACGCGGGCCGACCTCGACGGGTCGGGCGGCCTGCTGCTGTCGCTGTCCGGTTCGCGGTGCCGCCCGGGGGTCTGGTCGCTGCCCACCGCGCCCGGCCTGAAGCTCCGCCCCGCCCCCTGGACCTCGGAGCCCGTCCCCGGCGCCGTCAGCCCCCGGCCGCTGCGGCTGACCGCCCGCGACGGCCTCCCGCTCAGCGGCTGGTACTACCGCGCGCCCAGGTCGTCCGACGACGCCCGGCCCGCGCCCTGCGTCGTCTACCTGCACGGCGGCCCCGAGAGCCAGGAACGCCCGGTTCTCGACCCGCTGTTCCAGGAACTGCTCTCCCGCGGCTTCGACGTCTTCGCCCCCAACGTCCGTGGCTCCTCCGGCTTCGGTCGCTCCTTCGTCGACGCCGACCTGGGCGCCGGCCGCTTCGCCGCCGTCGACGACGTGGCCGACTGCGCGCAGTACCTGGTCGGCCTCGGCCTGGCCGACCCGGGCCGACTGGCCGTCATGGGCCGTTCCTACGGCGGTTATCTGGTGCTGGCCGCCCTGGTCCGGCACCCGAAGCTGTTCCGCACCGGCGTGGACATCTGCGGGATCTCCGACTTCGCGACCTTCTTCTCCGGCACCGAGCCCTGGATCGCCGAGTCGGCCGCCACCAAGTACGGCCACCCGGACCGCGACCGCGAGCTGCTGCGTCAGCTCTCGCCGATGACCGACGTCGACGCCCTGCGCGCGCCGCTGCTGGCCGTCCACGGCGCGCAGGACAGCAATGTCCCCATCGGCGAGTCCGAGCAGTTCGTCGCCGCGGCCAGGGCGCGCGGGGTGACCGCGTCGCTGCTGGAACTGCCGGACGAGGGCCACGACTTCGTCCACGAGACGAACCGGGCCCTGATGCGCGGCACCGTGGCCAACTGGTTGGAACGCCACCTCGGTTGA